The Limnospira fusiformis SAG 85.79 genomic interval ATGCCGAGATTTTCACAGAAACCCGGTTTCTCAGCCTGGGGGGGGGGAAAGAAACCGGGTGGCTCAGAGGGCCACTCATCGGCACAGTAGCACCATATCTTTGAGTGGTCAAAATGCGCTAGGATAGCGGGGAAAAACCATGCTTAATTGATTATGGATAACCCCGGTTGCATCACCAAGTCTAAATCATATTCTAGCGGTTATCGACCTGTTAACCTTCTCCGACGGTCGATGCTGGGTCTCCCTTGTGCGATCGCATTATTATTAACAGGAGTGACCGTAGCCTCTGCTGAGAGTCCCATAAATCGAGAAACTCAAATAGTCGCCCGCGCCACCCCTACTCAAAATCAGACCCCACCAGTTTTAAGGCGCGGTAGCCGAGGTCAGGAGGTAGCCGAATTACAGATTAGACTCCGAGAATTGGGATATTTTAATAACCCTAATTTAGGTAATTTTGGTCCGATCACTCAACAAGCAGTTCGACAATTTCAAAGCGATCGCGGATTAAGGCCAGATGGCATTGTCGGACAAGAAACTCGCCAGGCTTTAGCCCTAATTCCGCCCTCGCCAAAAACCCCAGAAGTCGCTACCACTCCCCCACCTCAACCCACAGCAACTCAGCCGCCGCCACCAGCCACCCCCCCAGCCGCCAAACCCCCAGCCGCCACCCCCCCAGCTATCAACATCAACTATGATTTACCAAAAGGCTTTCAGACAGCGATCGCCCTCTTAAAAAATCCCAGTTTTGTGGAAGCACCCCCCCGCGATCCATCGGGAAGAATGAGCCATGTTAAAACTATTACCGGTCCTATTGCACCCAAATCAATTGTGCATTCAGGGAAAGGCTTATTTTTTGCCCAAAATATGATGTATCGCCACACAATAACCGTCTATGACCGTAACTTTGATTTAATCAAGACTATTCCCGACAGCATCAAATTCTCAGATTTTGGCTTCTCGAAATTCACCGGAAATCATAGAGGTTCACCCGTAGAAGCCTCATTTTCTCCTGATGGAAAATACGCCTACGTTGCCAATTATAAAATGTATGGTTCCGGCTTTTCTCGCCCCGGAAATGATAGATGTTCTCCAGCCGGGAGACATGATGATAGTTTCATGTATAAAATCAATACCGAAACCCTGAGCATCGAACAAGTGATCCAAGTCGGACCCGTGCCGAAATTTAATACAGTTACTCCTGATGGTCGTTTCGTATTAGTTAGCAATTGGTGTGGTTGGGATTTAAGTATTGTTGACACCCAAATAGACCAGGAAATTCAACGGATAAAAATAGGTCGTTATCCGCGAGGAATTGCTGTTGATTCCAATTCCGAATTTGCTTATGTAGCCGTCATGGGTTCCACCCAAATCGCCAAAATTAACCTTAATGATTTTTCCCTGACCTGGCTTAATAATATCGGACGTTCCCCTCGACATTTGAATATAGATCCTCAAGGGAAATTCCTGTATACCACCCTTAATGGTGAGGGGACGGTGGCAAAAATCAACCTAGAAACGGGTAAAGTCATCCGCCGAATTAGGACAGGAAGCGCCCCCCGTAGTATGGCAATTTCTGATGATGGTCAATTTTTGTATGTGGTTAATTATCACTCTAATACCATGAGTAAAGTCCGCACAGAAGATATGAGAGTCATTCATACTGTCCGCACTAACCACCGACCCATTGGTGTGACTTACGACCCCCAAAAGCGACAGGTTTGGGTAGCTTGCTATTCTGGCAGTGTTATGGTATTCCAAGATTAATATAACATTCGGATTCAGTTAACTTACCCATGATTCACCTAGCTGTCTAGTTTTTCAGGGTAAGTTTTTATTAGTCGTTTGGTGGTGTCAGGAGATTATGAACAAACTTAATAAATTCCATTTGATGTTGATGCAAAAATCCGGCAAAACCCTAATTATAGCATCCATCTCTCTAGTGGTGTTAACCTTAACCGCGATTCGATTGGCGGTAGCTGACTCAGGTTCTGATATTTTCAAATTAGGCGATCGCATAGATT includes:
- a CDS encoding peptidoglycan-binding protein; amino-acid sequence: MLGLPCAIALLLTGVTVASAESPINRETQIVARATPTQNQTPPVLRRGSRGQEVAELQIRLRELGYFNNPNLGNFGPITQQAVRQFQSDRGLRPDGIVGQETRQALALIPPSPKTPEVATTPPPQPTATQPPPPATPPAAKPPAATPPAININYDLPKGFQTAIALLKNPSFVEAPPRDPSGRMSHVKTITGPIAPKSIVHSGKGLFFAQNMMYRHTITVYDRNFDLIKTIPDSIKFSDFGFSKFTGNHRGSPVEASFSPDGKYAYVANYKMYGSGFSRPGNDRCSPAGRHDDSFMYKINTETLSIEQVIQVGPVPKFNTVTPDGRFVLVSNWCGWDLSIVDTQIDQEIQRIKIGRYPRGIAVDSNSEFAYVAVMGSTQIAKINLNDFSLTWLNNIGRSPRHLNIDPQGKFLYTTLNGEGTVAKINLETGKVIRRIRTGSAPRSMAISDDGQFLYVVNYHSNTMSKVRTEDMRVIHTVRTNHRPIGVTYDPQKRQVWVACYSGSVMVFQD